Sequence from the Myxococcus virescens genome:
GATGTTGCACGTCCCGAGGATGGTGCCAATGCCGCCCTTCCCCAGTGACCAGAGCAGCTTGAGGTCCTCGCCATCGGACAGGCGCCGCGCGAGCGTGCAGAACACCGCCTCCGCGCCCTTCCGGGCGTCCACGCCATTCACCTGGAACTCGCGGCTGTTGCCGAGCTCGTCCAGGAAGCCTTGGAGGTCCTGGGGTTCGTCGCGCTCCTTGACCGGCGTGGCGTTGTCGATAGGGGGTTCGGTGTACTCAGCCATGGGGTTGCCTCCTTGAATGCCAGTGCGGCCCGGCCGTGCCGCGCGCCTGTCATGGTGGCCACGGTGGGTGCACGCTTCAGCCGGAGCACGCCGCGCGCCCTGGCCCGTCTCCCCAGGGGCGGGGGCCCGAAAGGGTGCTCCCCGCGCCGCCCGCCTGGGTGAAGAAGCCAGCCAAACCCACGAGCAAGCCAAACTGCACGCCAAGGCGAAGAACACCGTGAGTCACGCCTGAGTCATCGCGCGGGCGGCACGTCCCACAAATGGAGCCGCGGAGAGCAAGGACGGCCAATCGCTGTGGCAGATGGCGCTGCTCGAACTCGGGCGCGCCGCATCATGGCTCCGTTCCTTCCAGCGCCATCGCCGGCCGAACAGCCATGCCCCGGCAGCCTTTGCTCCCTGGCAGGAGGGGCTGCAGGCTATTTCCCGCCCCCGGCATGAGTCTTCCGTGGATGGACAATGCCATCTCCGGGGGAATCAACATGAGGAAGCTTGGATATGGACTACTCGTTTCCACGGGGCTCCTTATCGGCACGCTTGCTGGAGCTCAGGGGACGCCCCAGCCACCGTCCGTGGGACGCCAAGCGGACGACTCGACACGGCCACAGCCGGGCTGCGCCTGTGGGATGACAGGCAGCGGCATGATGGGCCACGGAATGGGCGGTGCGGGAATGAACTGTCCCATGCGCGGAATGGCGGACGTGCAGATGGAGCAGACGCAAGAAGGGGCCACTCTGCACTTCACCGCGAAGAACCCCAGCCAGGTCGAGGACGTTCAGCGCATGGTGGAAGGGATGCAGCGCTGCATGAGCGGAAGCGGCGCCTCGCAGCAGGGTCACCCGGCCTCGCCTCGTCAGCAACAACGCTGAGCCTGGGGGAGGCCACCGCGGCGTCACGAAGACGTCCGCGATGGCCTTGTCACCCAAGCGGTCAGACGCCCCGCTCACCCATGTGCCGCCGGGCGCGGCGCATCGCCATGCTCCGGATGCTGCGGCGGCTCGTGGGTCTCATCGTCCTTCTTGCCGAACCGCTCGCCCAGCCGCGTCTTCATGCGGTCCGCCACGACATAGAAGGCGGGCACCACCAGCAGGCTGAGCACCGTGGACACGGACAGTCCACCGAGCACGGCGATGGACATGGGCGCGCGCGTCTCCGAGCCCGCCCCCAGCGCCAGCGCCGCCGGCACCGCCGCCATCATGGTCGCGGTGGACGTCATGA
This genomic interval carries:
- a CDS encoding DUF2267 domain-containing protein → MAEYTEPPIDNATPVKERDEPQDLQGFLDELGNSREFQVNGVDARKGAEAVFCTLARRLSDGEDLKLLWSLGKGGIGTILGTCNIHRGPSHAKRMGRAEFITDVADHLRIPGDQALRVLSVVFTAIRDRIPDDEVAAVASQLPADLADLWRRPV